A region from the Populus trichocarpa isolate Nisqually-1 chromosome 18, P.trichocarpa_v4.1, whole genome shotgun sequence genome encodes:
- the LOC18107694 gene encoding glycylpeptide N-tetradecanoyltransferase 1, protein MADNNNNSPPVSSKENPDHDSETNLIAKEDSSLATIARRFQDSISLGKTHKFWESQPVGQFKDIGDSSLPEGPIEPPTPLSEVKQEPYNLPTQYEWTTCDMESEETCNEVYNLLKNNYVEDDENMFRFNYSQEFLRWALCPPGYYPSWHIGVRAKASQKLVAFITGVPARIRVRDEVVKMVEINFLCVHKKLRSKRLAPVMIKEVTRRVHLENIWQAAYTAGVVLPTPITTCQYWHRSLNPKKLIDVGFSRLGARMTMSRTIKLYKLPDSPATPGFRKMELRDVPAVTRLLRNYLSQFVVAPDFDENDVEHWLLPTENVVDSYLVESPETHEITDFCSFYTLPSSILGNQNYLTLKAAYSYYNVSVKTPLLQLMNDALIVAKQKDFDVFNALDVMHNESFLKELKFGPGDGQLHYYLYNYRLQHALRPSELGLVLL, encoded by the coding sequence ATGGCcgataacaataacaattcacCACCTGTGTCTTCGAAAGAAAACCCAGATCATGATTCTGAGACGAACCTAATTGCCAAGGAAGATAGCTCCCTCGCAACTATAGCCCGTAGGTTTCAGGACTCCATTTCCTTAGGCAAGACACACAAGTTCTGGGAAAGTCAACCTGTTGGTCAATTCAAAGACATTGGTGATTCAAGTTTGCCCGAGGGCCCTATTGAGCCTCCAACCCCGCTATCTGAAGTTAAACAAGAACCATACAATCTCCCTACTCAGTATGAATGGACCACCTGTGACATGGAGTCCGAGGAGACTTGCAATGAGGTCTATAATCTCTTGAAAAACAACTatgttgaagatgatgagaACATGTTTAGGTTTAATTACTCACAGGAGTTTCTTAGATGGGCTTTGTGTCCCCCGGGTTACTATCCAAGCTGGCACATTGGGGTTCGTGCCAAAGCTTCCCAGAAGCTCGTTGCTTTCATCACAGGTGTCCCTGCAAGGATTCGGGTGCGTGATGAAGTTGTGAAAATGGTTGAGATCAATTTCTTGTGTGTTCATAAGAAGCTTCGGTCGAAGAGACTTGCCCCTGTTATGATTAAGGAGGTTACTAGGAGGGTTCATTTAGAGAATATTTGGCAAGCAGCATATACTGCTGGCGTGGTTCTTCCAACACCAATAACAACCTGTCAGTATTGGCACAGGTCTTTGAACCCGAAGAAGCTTATTGATGTTGGCTTTTCAAGGCTTGGTGCAAGGATGACAATGAGTCGGACAATAAAACTCTACAAGTTACCAGATTCCCCCGCCACCCCTGGATTTAGAAAAATGGAACTTCGTGATGTACCTGCTGTTACAAGGTTGCTAAGAAATTACTTGAGCCAGTTTGTTGTTGCACCTGATTTTGATGAGAATGATGTGGAGCACTGGCTTCTTCCAACTGAGAACGTGGTTGATAGTTACTTGGTTGAGAGTCCAGAGACTCATGAGATCACTGACTTCTGCAGCTTCTACACGCTTCCATCCTCTATCCTAGGCAACCAGAATTACTTGACGTTGAAAGCTGCCTATTCATATTACAATGTTAGCGTGAAGACTCCATTGCTTCAGTTAATGAATGATGCACTGATTGTTGCCAAGCAGAaggattttgatgtttttaatgcATTGGATGTCATGCATAACGAGTCTTTCCTGAAAGAACTGAAATTTGGACCAGGTGATGGGCAACTACACTACTATCTTTACAATTACCGCTTACAGCATGCCTTGAGACCCTCGGAACTGGGGCTTGTCCTCTTATAG